The Geobacter metallireducens GS-15 region CGGGGAAAGACCACCATCATCGGCCTGGCCTGCGCGAGGGCCGACGACGCCTGCTTCTGCACCGCCGTGGGGCTTTCCACCAATGACACCAAGGGGAGCGACCTCTTTCTCACCACCCTCACCGGCGGGGGCTACCGCTGCGACGTCATCACCGACAAGGGGATGGCGCTTCTTGCCGCCCATGGTGGCCTCTTTGCCGAGGGTGACGGCACCCCCGCACCCCTAGCCGAGCCGGCATTGGGGAAGCTCGACCTGGAGAAGATCAAACAGTGGCTCGACAACCACTTCGAGGACCCGCTCTGGGAGGAAATCGCCGAGCGCTGCGCCGGCTGCGGCGCCTGCGCATTCCTGTGCCCCGCCTGCCACTGCTTCGACATCAACGATGAGGGGGGCGAGAAGAAGGGAGCGCGGAGAAAATCGTGGGATGCCTGCGGCTTCGGTAAGTTCACCAACCACGCCTCGGGCCACAACCCCCGGGATGTGCAGCCCCAGCGCTACCGCAACCGGATCATGCACAAGTTCAAGTACTACGTGGACAAGTTCGACCAACGCCTCTGCACCGGCTGCGGCAGGTGCATCCGCGCCTGTCCCGTGGGGATCGACATCGCGGAAATTCTTTCCGCGATCGGGACCAGGGACCAGGGACCAGGGACCGGCAAAGACTAAGAAAGGAACCAGGGACCGGAAGCCCTGGACTGGTAAAGATTTTTACTGGTCCCCGGTCCCCGGTCCCCAATCACCGATTTTATGTGCGATCACAGTAAAAACATCTATCTCCCCCAACTCGCCACGATCAAGGAGATCGTCGACGAGACCGCCGACATCCGCACCTTCCGGCTTGAGTTCCAGGACGAGACGGTGCGGGAGAACTTCACCTTCCGGGCCGGCCAGTTCGCCGAGTACTCGGCCTTCGGGGCCGGGGAGGCCACCTTCTGCATCGCCTCGGCGCCGACCCGCAAAGGGTACATCGAGTGCTGCTTCCGGGCCGTGGGGCGGGTCACCGAGGCGCTCCGGCAACTGGAGGTGGGCGACGCCATCGGCGTGCGGGGCCCCTACGGCAACTCCTTTCCCATCGAGGAGTTCTTCGGCAGGAATCTCGTCTTTGTGGCCGGGGGGATCGCGCTCCC contains the following coding sequences:
- a CDS encoding 4Fe-4S dicluster domain-containing protein, coding for MPKTISEQNLLRLIDTLVNEGKRVIGPKAAGTMTLYEPLATGEELNLGELPRRSAKETFFPLCETILTYERDREGVRVTDVDPGAIPETVLVAARPCDVAAAPVLDSVFSWDYQDEFYLSRRGKTTIIGLACARADDACFCTAVGLSTNDTKGSDLFLTTLTGGGYRCDVITDKGMALLAAHGGLFAEGDGTPAPLAEPALGKLDLEKIKQWLDNHFEDPLWEEIAERCAGCGACAFLCPACHCFDINDEGGEKKGARRKSWDACGFGKFTNHASGHNPRDVQPQRYRNRIMHKFKYYVDKFDQRLCTGCGRCIRACPVGIDIAEILSAIGTRDQGPGTGKD